One genomic region from Mycobacteriales bacterium encodes:
- a CDS encoding cobaltochelatase subunit CobN, translating to ADTYVRDEQMREFFARSNPWALHGITERLLEAADRKLWDTPNPETLAALRQAYLDTEGDLEDR from the coding sequence GCCGACACCTACGTGCGCGACGAGCAGATGCGCGAGTTCTTCGCCCGCTCGAACCCGTGGGCGCTGCACGGCATCACCGAGCGGTTGCTGGAGGCCGCCGACCGCAAGCTGTGGGACACCCCGAATCCGGAGACCCTCGCGGCGCTGCGGCAGGCCTACCTGGACACCGAGGGCGATCTCGAAGACCGGTGA